One genomic region from Gossypium hirsutum isolate 1008001.06 chromosome D13, Gossypium_hirsutum_v2.1, whole genome shotgun sequence encodes:
- the LOC121224980 gene encoding uncharacterized protein codes for MIGSTETKLDQLLVVSEFADIFREELLGLPHDREVDFAIDEISRTTPISVTPYHMAPAELKELKAQICPRVRLFTQHRRSSGRIIANLKPLWAFLDEIEIDLLLYDRSCFKCGSMNHFCRECPMLAKKSTVQSTRPSNMSMGGRLSWHTGNVSGRQRGTKATAIRFEASAPARTYAIRAREEASSPNVIIGYYRCFVKNFSMIASLLTRLLHKNVEFVWFDECQQSFDQLKKMLTEALVLTQPESGVPYVVYSDTSLNCLGCLLMQSGKVVAYASRQLKQHKKNYPTHDLELAAIVLALKI; via the exons ATGATTGGGAGCACTGAAACAAAGCTAGATCAGTTACTAGTTGTTAGTGAGTTTGCTGATATATTTCGTGAAGAATTGCTGGGTTTACCACATGATCGTGAAGTTGATTTTGCAATTGATGAGATTTCTAGAACTACTCCGATATCAGTAACACCATATCATATGGCACCAGCTGAATTAAAGGAATTAAAGGCACAGATATGTCCGAGA GTAAGACTTTTCACTCAGCAtcgaagaagttcagggaggattATAGCTAATCTAAAGCCATTgtgggcttttctagacgagatcgagatCGACCTCTt ATTGTATGATCggtcttgtttcaagtgtggatcgATGAATCATTTTTGCCGAGAGTGCCCGATGTTAGCCAAGAAAAGCACCGTTCAGAGCACGAGACCGAGTAATATGTCAATGGGAGGTAGATTATCCTGGCATACGGGTAATGTAAGTGGCAGGCAAAGAGGGACGAAAGCTACGGCAATTCGATTTGAAGCTAGTGCACCTGCCAGAACATATGCTATACGCGCTCGCGAGGAGGCTTCTTCCCCAAATGTCATTattg GTTACTACCGATGTTTTGTCAAAAacttttcgatgattgcttcgTTGTTGACCCGATTATTACacaaaaatgttgaatttgtttgGTTTGAtgagtgtcagcagagttttgatcagctgaagaaGATGTTAACGGAAGCTCTAGTTTTGACTCAGCCAGAATCTGGTGTACCttatgttgtttatagtgatacGTCTCTAAATTGTTTGGGTTGTTTACTAATGCAGTCAGGAAAGGTAGTGGcctatgcttctcgacaattaaAGCAGCAtaagaagaattatcctacacatgatcttgagttggctgcAATTGTATTGGCTTTGAAGATTTag